The Clostridium sp. DL-VIII DNA window TTCGGAATAAAAATATTTATAATTTCGGTTAGCTATAACATAAGTCTAAGTCCAAACATGTTTACCTATAAATCCAAATAGGCAGCTTAAGTTTTAAGCTGCCTATTAGCATTCTCATTATCTTTTGGAATGAGAATTTCTACCTGAATTATTATTCATGCCATTCATGTTATTCATATTGTTCATATTCATACCATTAGGGTTCATACCATTTTGATTGCCCATAAGCATATTTAAGAGTGAACCAATATCATTCATGTTAGCATTATTTCCATTATTAAATTGTGGATTACCATTGCTATTACCCATGTTGCCGCTGTTGTTGCCCATGTTGTTGTTATTGTTAGCACCACCCATGTTATTTCCCATGTTTCCCATTAACATGTTCATTAATGGATTTCCATTCATACCATTCATGCCGCCACCTAGGCCGCCCATAAGCATATTTAATAATGGATTGCCAGTCATCATATTAGGATTATTCATACCATTCATTTGATTTGTTCCATCCCGGCTATTTTGATTAGGCATCATAGGATTATTCATTCTATTTCCTCCCGTAATACCGTTAAAAATGGAAGCAAGTATCATATT harbors:
- a CDS encoding RNA-binding protein, which encodes MNNPMMPNQNSRDGTNQMNGMNNPNMMTGNPLLNMLMGGLGGGMNGMNGNPLMNMLMGNMGNNMGGANNNNNMGNNSGNMGNSNGNPQFNNGNNANMNDIGSLLNMLMGNQNGMNPNGMNMNNMNNMNGMNNNSGRNSHSKR